In Methylotenera versatilis 79, the DNA window TGTGTTTAGATTCCACCGCAATTACCGCGTGAATCAATGCAGGTTCTAGCGACGTCAAATTGGCGGCTTGCAATACTTCATCGTGATAAGGCAATAAAGCGGTTTGTGCAGAATTACTCTGTTTAAAACTATTTGTTTTGTGATTAGTTGTGGCAAGTGTAATAGCCTTTGTAATAACAGGTTCTACAATTTTTAGCGTAAATGGTTGGTTAACTTGCGTGTTGCTGATGCTGATTTCATCCGTTTGTTCCATATTAATAAAAACATCTGCCGTAGCAGTCACATGATGCATCGCAATCAGCAGGAAGCAAATACGCTTGAAATTTTTCATAGCGCTATTATCCATGCGCAATATGACAGTTTTTGGTAAACCTGTTCATCAACATGACTGAATCATTTTTACTTATTATTAAGTAGTCCGTTGTTATAAAACTGTCAACAAACTGCCATTTAGTTTTAATCAGCTTGTCACTAAACCAGTCGAAAATCACGCTAATTTAAAAAATATGCTTAACCTAATTAAGCAATATCAACTTATAAAAACCAATGATCATCAGCACCCAATTTACCATCGATGAACCTGTAAAAGCCGATATCTGCTTAGATGATGAGCAGCGCGTGGTTTTTATGGAAGTGATTGAAGAATCGCTGCGCGTATCGCAACGCACGCATTTATTTAATTGGCTGCAAGCAGGTTTTCAATATTTATTACCACACGAGGTGATGATTTACGGCGTTAAATCAACCGAGACAGATGAGTATGATTTTGGCTATTTTACTAGCTCACGCTATTTTGATGAGAATCGATTTAATGAGGTAATCGATAGAGAAAACGGTTTAGTGACACAAGCACTTAAAGTGTGGCAAAGAACAGCGTTGCCGGTATTTGTGACCAATCATTTGCCAGCATCCGATTACGGTAATTATTCTGTATTAAATATTGCGCAATCGGAGCTGAAAGCTTCTGAATTAGGCGATTTTGTTGCACATGGTTTTGGCGATAATCACACGCGTATTTCAACTTTTGTGATATTCGCGCGCTTATCTAAACAGCTGAATAATAACCACGCGCGTATTTTAGAACTGATTATGCCGCACCTGCATTGTGGGCTGATTCGCGTGACCAGCAACCGCACTAATTTGATTCATACCAATAAAGTCAGCAAGAAAATCACTGGCAGAGAATCTGAGATTTTGCAGTGGGTACATATGGGAAAAACCAATTGGGAAATCTCCTCTATTTTAAGTATCAGCCCGCTCACTGTTAAGAATCATGTGCAGAATATCTTACGCAAATTAGATGTACAAAACCGCAGCCAAGCAGCGGTTAAAGCGGCAAAACTTGGTTTGGTTAAAGTGCTTAAATAACTATTTTCTTCAATACAAGTTATTTGCGCATGCAAATCGTTAATAGACAAAATCAGCAACAAATTATAGTCCGTTCGGACTACACATAAAACTTAGCTTTTCATCCGCATCCAGCAAAATTTCCATCGTAAAAAGAGTGTGTATGTTTTTTAAATACATGCCGCTAAATAGTTAACCTTAAAAAACGGCCAATATTTATTGGGCTTTTTAGTTGGTTAAGTTGTTTAGAAAATAGTCTATCCAGACTATGTGTTTTGGTTGGTATGTAACAAACACTCTTTAAATTAGTAACGTCGCTTAATGGTTAAATTTATTAGGCGTTTTGAAGTTTAGATTTTAACGATTTTTTAAGTAATTTTAATTTAGGAGATTCACATGAAAGTTCAATTTAAAGCATTAGCTGCTGTAGTTGTTTTAGCTGCCGCTTTGCCGGCACACGCGGCTATTGATACAGCTGCTTCAGGTAATGGCTCGTTGGTTTTATCTGTGTTTGACCGTGTTGCAAATATTTCAGCCAATTTTGATTTAGGTAAAAATTATAGTGATTTCACTATTGCTGGTAATTCTTTTGCCAATAGTGGTGCAGCCGCAGCTGGTACAAATTTTTCTTGGGATTTAAGCACTGGTGATTATGCTACTGCTTGGAATCAATTCTTTAGCACAGCAACTTTGGCAAATACAGTTTTTGCAATCGGTGCTGGTGATAATTTAGGCGCAGGCGCAGGCAATCGTGGTTTTATTACAACTTACTCTGTTGTTGGAAATAATATTACATCAACACAAGCACAAGGCTTGGCAGGTTTTTTCGATGTTTACACAGGCGAGAGTGCATCTAGCGCAGCTTTATTTCAGAATCATACAGTTGTAGCAAACGGTAGTAGCGTAGCTAATGCAGGTGCTGCATTTGCTGGTCAGTTTTACGGTGGCGGTAAAAACAATGCAGTTGGTGCCACAGCTGTTGGCGCAATTGGTACAGATTTAGGTGTATTGCAATACTTATCTGCTGCAAGTTCATTTGCAACTAGCCCAGTTACTATTTTCGGTAACGGTGCTAAATTTAATTTAGCTAGCAACGGCGCACTTGTCTACAGCACTATCGCAGCAGTTCCAGAAGCTGATACTTGGGCCATGATGTTATTAGGCTTAGGCTTTATGGGCTTTATCGCACGTCGTAAATCAGTTTAATTCACTCGTTTTTAATCCATCTTTTTATTTGGTATTAACCATTTGGCAGAGGCTTCGGCCTCTTGCCTTAAGGATTTTTTAGGGAAAAAATCATGAAATTGACAAAAATCGCATTAACATTGGCTTGTCTTTTAGGCACAGCACAAGCATTTGCAGCACCAGTTACGGCAGCACAAATTGAAAGTGCACGCCAAGCTGGTACATTACAACAAGCGTGGATTTCTGGTGCTTCTG includes these proteins:
- a CDS encoding lytic transglycosylase domain-containing protein → MKNFKRICFLLIAMHHVTATADVFINMEQTDEISISNTQVNQPFTLKIVEPVITKAITLATTNHKTNSFKQSNSAQTALLPYHDEVLQAANLTSLEPALIHAVIAVESKHNARATSQKGAYGLMQLMPATARRFHVKDKTNAAQNILAGSQYLRELLTLFNGDLKLSLAAYNAGPGAVQKYSNRVPPYRETMHYVPKVLQYYRQYS
- the epsA gene encoding XrtB/PEP-CTERM-associated transcriptional regulator EpsA — encoded protein: MIISTQFTIDEPVKADICLDDEQRVVFMEVIEESLRVSQRTHLFNWLQAGFQYLLPHEVMIYGVKSTETDEYDFGYFTSSRYFDENRFNEVIDRENGLVTQALKVWQRTALPVFVTNHLPASDYGNYSVLNIAQSELKASELGDFVAHGFGDNHTRISTFVIFARLSKQLNNNHARILELIMPHLHCGLIRVTSNRTNLIHTNKVSKKITGRESEILQWVHMGKTNWEISSILSISPLTVKNHVQNILRKLDVQNRSQAAVKAAKLGLVKVLK
- a CDS encoding PEP-CTERM sorting domain-containing protein — translated: MKVQFKALAAVVVLAAALPAHAAIDTAASGNGSLVLSVFDRVANISANFDLGKNYSDFTIAGNSFANSGAAAAGTNFSWDLSTGDYATAWNQFFSTATLANTVFAIGAGDNLGAGAGNRGFITTYSVVGNNITSTQAQGLAGFFDVYTGESASSAALFQNHTVVANGSSVANAGAAFAGQFYGGGKNNAVGATAVGAIGTDLGVLQYLSAASSFATSPVTIFGNGAKFNLASNGALVYSTIAAVPEADTWAMMLLGLGFMGFIARRKSV